The Hippoglossus stenolepis isolate QCI-W04-F060 chromosome 1, HSTE1.2, whole genome shotgun sequence DNA segment gtttctacGTTTTATCGTGGAATATTTTCAAGAGTGGAAGATGCTTCATACTGTACAgcacttgtatttatttcaggACAGAGGACaacctcaccctctctctctctcgcccggGCATCAAGGCTTTCATTTCAAAGATGGCAATTGTTCTCATAGTCTTCATGTTActggtgacctttgacctgcaggCGTTTGGTGTTGGTGCCctggaggatgatgatgaagacgtGTACCACAGAGACTCCATGTCCAGGTACGACACGGagctgggaggagaggagcccgGAGACGGACTGTACGGCTGGACGGCTCCACAGCAGTACACCAAGAAGAGAGGTAACATCACCTGGAGAGTTTGTGCAACAACAATAATTTTAATAGTTATGATTCTTATCTTTACTTATAGAGAACTTTTCAAAATCCAgatcacaaagtgcttcacacagcAGCAATGAAACAGTTAAAGTTAACCCTCGGAAAAGTGTCGGGTTTAGTCGTCTGTCTTCTACCTCATCACGTCTTACACTCGTGATGACATCATTACGTTGAGTAATGTGCAGTCTGGATTCTGTGTGGTGGCAAGAAAGTAGCAGGAGAAGAGcagggaaatattttcaaaccaaaagaataatttatggagggttaagaaatgttttgttaatgtttctacattttaaaatcgTTTGGCTCAATATGTTTGTAATTTAtaaaaagaggagctgcagcaatgaaaagtgatgttttctgaactttCAAGCATGAAACCTTGATCAACTTGAATATGAGCAGAACgtgtctccttgtctccttATCTCCTTATCTCCTTatctccttttcctctcattcctagataaaaacaaagatgcGTCGTACCTTGGAAAAATCTTGGAAGGTTTCACTTTGGCTCAAAAAACAGTCGAGGACAAAACAGTGAGTGGTGTCGATCTGTCATCTgtatttaaaattttttttttaattaaataaaaaagctatcatcttcttctctgtgcAGATCTTCGCTCCCCCCACTCTGCCCCGTGACTACAGACCCGTCCATCGCTTCAATCCGTCCGTCCCCGTCGCTCGTCTCTCTGGGGTCAGTCCTGCGCTGGCGGAGGCTTTGAGGACCTCCAGGGGCCACATGGTTAAAGAGGAGCCCCAAGAAGGAGGACGGCACCAGATGGACTCCAGCCAGAGGGGGGTGCTGCTGGGAGAGGATGCCCTGCAAGGTAGGAGAATATACCTGTTGACGTCCCCGAGCGGCAGCAGAGTCCGTGTGAACTACGTCCTAATaatctctgttttctcctttaATGTCGTCGTCTGTAACATGACAGAAAACCAACGTCACAGTTTTACTAGTTTAAgatgatgtgaaataaaaacctctGACCTGAggaaatatattcagaaaataAGATTTTTCTCTTTACATTGAAAACATTCAATTAAAACACGTTAATTATTACATTTGATTTCTATAAATATCTTGTTTGATTTGATCAAATGTTCAAAACTCAAAGTTACAGTAGTTCATATATGAggattcaaattattatttaattgtcaAATAAGcaataaactgaatatttttctgTCCATCAACGACTTGTTCTGATAAATCTGAATAACGACCTCAGATTCTTTTGTTCCAGGTTTGGTGAAGATGAGATAAAATAAGTTTTTAgctcttttgtgtatttgaatgttGATGACGTGTTTGTTCTTCTTCATGAATCAGGTCCCAGTtcagtgatggagctgctgAGGCCTGAAGACAGAGAGCGACTCCTCAACCTCCGCAACTCCTCCAACACGCCCTCCGCCAATGCTACCGCCAGCGACTCCCGTCGTGCCGTCAGCTCAGGTGGGTCGATGGCGGGGTCACTGACGGGGTCACTGACGGGGTCACTGACGGGGTCACTGACGGGGCTGTCAGCTCAGAGCAGCGCAGCCACCTGCTCCCccggcctccagcagcagcaggaggctcTGGCGTCGTGGCGAGGTGTCCAGTCGTCGGCGCAGACCTTCAGACCGTTTGACAACAACCCCAGCAAACAGGCCCGTTACGAGCTGTACCTGAACTCCCTCAGACAGGGAGACAAAGGTAGGAACATCTGTCCCAcatctcccatcatgcactgcagGCAGCCTAACCCTGGAATCAAAGGTGAACCTGGTTTGTGTCTCAGACGCTCTGGAGCAAAGTGTGGACTCGGGTATGACCGAGTGGGAGCGCagcagggagaaggaggagtttGTCCGATCCTCCATCCTGTACCGACCCACGTCCACGTCGCTCTCGTCCCGCTTCACCAGAGCCAAAGACAAGGAGAGCGACAACACGGTGGAGGTCAGCCGGGACCAGGAGGTACGACCACGACCTCCAGAAACTTTCATCACCACAGACGCTCTGTAAACACGTGTTAAAGTGTTGATAAacagatattaataataataaagataataaacatgtgtttttggGGTCGTCAGGGCGACGTGGACGACAAACAAGCTGCTGTCAAGATGAAGATGTTTGGAAAACTGACCAGGGAAACGTTTGAGTGGCACCCGGACAAGCTGCTCTGCAAGAGGTTCAACGTCCCCGACCCGTACCCCGGGTACGACACGAGACTCCTCCTCCTGaaaactgtgatgtcatttcctccACGTCTCTGAATGAGCGtctgtctgtgattggtccCGCAGGTCTGGCATGTTGGGTCTGCCGAAGGTCAAGAGAGACAAGTTTTCTGTCTTCAACTTCCTGACTGTGACGGAGAGCAGAGAGACTACAGGTAGCTTCACTTACCTGCAGGTGTCTGCAGACAGGGGGCGCTCTGTCAGCACCTCATCAGGCTGTTGTTAAAGATCAGagtgtttcctcatttcaatATTCTGTCgacttaaaagtaaaaaaaaaaaaaggattattaaagctttttttttaaatttctctgcgccagtgacacctagtggccagAGGCATAATGTTTTAGATTGTCGATCCGTCTCATAATTGGGAACAAACCTCTCCAGAGCGCCTCGAGGGAATCCTTCACTTCGACTCccggatgaactgattcgattttgttCAAAGGTTAAagtcacaaaacatgttttagccTCTTGAGCTTGATATCTCAAATTTACCTTCAGTGAATTTCTTGACattaaataaactgtttaattattattgttgtatttctcTCTGCAGGGAAATTTTAATTAACGGTTTAATCTCGTAGTTTCATGTCATCGTCGAGGATCCATTTTCAATTCCTTGTTATCTCTCAAACATTTTGACCCTGTTATTCTCATTAGTCtctctgtgtgatgtcacttcctctcCGCAGCTCCTCCAAAGTCTCCCGAGACGAAGAAGAAGTCGAGGTGGGATGTTTCAAAccagaagaagatgaaggaagaagaagaggatgagctGCAAACCCAACCTGCTTTACCCGCCTGCAGCCACAGCAACGACCGGACTGAAGACACCACGGAGGTAGTTTTCTGTCCAGTCTGAGACGCTGGGGTTTGTCGTCCAGAAGCtgatcacaacaacaaacctgTAAACGCACCTGTGTTCTCTTCAAACAGCCGGAGGATCAGCAGAGCTCAGACAAGAAgaaggaaggtgaggaggaggaagaagaggaggaggaggagagcagaccTCCTATGGATCTGTTTAAGGCCATTTTCGCCGGCTCGTCTGATGAGAAGTCGTCTTCATCAGAGGCAGagtgtgatgaggaggaggacacgaaggaggaagagggaaaaatCAGCACACAGCCTCTGAACCTCTTCAACATCTCAAATGTCAAGTCCTCCATCacgtcctcctccacctccgtcACCTCtgccaccacctccaccagccAGACAGGTAACCTCAGATTCTTCTCCTCACAGACtctatagctgttttcagacctgaactgaagtcctgacatgttcctgacatgttcctgacctGTTCTGTacgtgagaacacaaatgtttgtttgctCTGGACAACTAGTGAACGTGATTCTGTGACGTTATTGTGTAACTCAggtttctcctctgtgtcctaGTGAAAGCCGTGGTTTTGAGTCAGAGCTCGTCCCAGGAGGAGTTTGGTCCGAAGCTGCCGCCTCGTTCAGCTGCTCTCAGTGAGTCtcagaaaaaagagagaaaagtctctgaaaacatgaatataaatgattttaatgtaacattatttagtttttccttcGTGTCGACAGTGTGTTAAATGTTCGTTAATGTTTGTGGAAACTTTACCCGAGTAACTTGTTGTTTCCTGTTCAGTCAGAGGAGGCGCCACCTCGATCCGCTCccccagagaagaagagaaacctCGGAGGACGAgcaaagagaagaaacacaagaacaagaagcagcacaaagacaagaaggtggaaaataagaaaaggaCAAACAGCAAAGACGAAGATTGAAGACTGAAGATTCTTAACTCACAGTTTGaaactttgtttttcagaagaagaaacacaagaagcacaaacacaaagcgaagcagcagaagaagagtaAGAAGGAGGAGTCGGAGAGCAGCAGCGACGACGACAGAGATGAGGACGGTGACGGACAGGTGTCGACTGAGGAGCTGctgaaaaggtcagaggtcaaacagtGATTTTATACAACAGCATCAGTCAGCGAGGAAACTCCTGAGGAGGTTTAAAGCTTCACTTCGACTCTGAAAATactcatgatttatttttattcatcaaagAAACGTTTCTACAATAAAGTTGAGGTTTAAAAAATTCAATCCCTGTGAAGCTGTAAACAGGAGTCTACAACTAATGTACAAACATGTACATCTTCCAGCATTTTAcatctgtttatatatatatatatgtgtgtgtgtgtgtatatatgtgtgtgtgtgtatatttgattgtttgatttgattattatttcttattgaTTATTGTTGTGCTGCAATGTTCTGAAACCCTTTACTGACAACCACTGCATAActttaatgaaattaaagtgtgcatgtgtggagtTGTGTTTAATACATATGATATTTCCAGTTCCAGTCATttagttttacacacacacacacatatatagatagatattattttactgtgtttcctttgatgtgtgtttgtgatggtgtgtattcatgtgtgtgtgtctgtgtggttacAGACTGAAGAGCGTCCAGTCGCATCAGACGAGGTGAAGCAGAACGTTTGTCCTCTGTGAGGACGACCAGCTCCTGTCCCCGTTTGCACTCACTTCATTTTATTcctattttaaataataaaatgtatcatctaGTGCTGATGTATTTTGCTTTTactctttttgttgttgttgcatcgAGAACgtagggatggaggagagaaaggaagaagggaATCAGTGAAAGaataagagagggagaggattcACATTCTGTTTCACTACATTTAAACTTGTTTGTATCAGAAATGCGTCAAATTCTCTAATTTCACACAGCTCACCGGAGCTGGACGAAGACACGCCCCtaccctgcctctgattggctatAAGGCTTTAGCATCAGGTATAAAGAGTGATGATTGGACCAGGTGAGGGTAAGGATTTCAAgatgagccaatcagaggaagGATGGAAAGAAACACTAACAGCCAACACGAATTAACTTAACTATTGtttattaaaaactaaactgtCTGTTTAAATACTGACCTTTTAGTTTagtattcattcatttaaaaaaaagtataatcaGTGTTTCAGAGGAAGAAGTAGCTgctaaatatgcaaatataaagtttttttctACAGGatgtggaaaatgtattttctatttaaacagGTGATGAAACTAAGGTACTACAACAAGGTTTAAATGGTGTTTAAACAATTTGTAACTAATAAATACTTGTCTGTTTGAGGATAAAaatcttttatatatttcacataGTTTGATTGATGCTATGTTTTAAGGACAAAACCAATATTGATATTCCAGAATTAAAAAACTGACGTAGGTTTCTGTCCAGTCTCTTCTCCTGGGACCTGGAGACGGGGGGGGGTTAATGTTTTAGAGACAGAACTTAAATAAAGGATCATGAACAGTTTTCGACAGAGTTACTGATGAACCGTTAATCTGCTTATGAGTATTCATCATGTTGTGTGACTCGTatcagaagcagcagcaggttgtcgggtccgactcgttcacacaggaacatgtgggaacatccaggcgaggggcggagcctgtagagcagcaggggcggagcctgtagagcagcaggaggccggacatgacgtataaattctgctgtggaaagatcagtgttgttgtttacagctcatcatcaccggcgtcggccctcatcaccaaaagatctggaatctcctcgtgtttccaagtggacgtcttcgtcttctacgtgtacggctcctcttcttcatcctgagatgtttgtgttcttccagtttcacgtgtCAGGAACATGTTCAGTTCATGTCAGACACAGGTTGTGAttttaaagttttgaaaaaTGATTATCTTATAAATTCTcctcaaataataatatatctgAACAAATGAAGATattgttcaaatatttcaaacacagacaacatgACTTCTGTCCAAGATTCCAACCAGCCTGTGTTACATTAAAATGAGACAGTTCAACTGTTACTGTTCATTTAGAGTTAAACTCTCAGTTCATGGCAGGAACTAATGTGACCAGTTGTTTCTACCCAGGCCAGTTATGGAGGAGCACCGGTGTGTGAGCTGTGTCATTGTactaattcacacacacacacacacagaatgaagtgttattttcttaaacatccaacagatacagattttttattgtttgttaatgttttaatgtttgtttgtcatcttcagagtaaaaacattaattcattttattacCGGCTGTTTTATTGTCAGATCTCTTTGAGACTTTTTCTTGACAGAGTGAAAATGTTCCTTCATAAAGACAAataggaggtgtgtgtgtgtgtgtgtgtgtgtgtgtgtgtgtgtgagtgtcagtgtcagaagcctcctctgtgtctcagaTCAGTCTCATCCCTGAAGCCTAGAGGAGTGCGCTGGTTTCGTTGGTCTGCGTCAGAAGGTCAGAAGGTCAGAAGGTGCTCTGCAGGAGACAGTGGCAGCCGCAGCCGGTCGGACACTCGTCCTGCTGGCGGAACCAGTCCATCATGTGACTGGTGTGTCCTCCGTGACCACAGCTCAGGCAGAAGTTGGAGGAGCCTCGTACGGCCACGTGACAGATGGCACACTGGAAGGTCAGACGCTTGCAGACGGCGCACTGCGTCCCACGAGCCTGACTGCGACAGTGACAGCAGTACACACCGAACTCTACAGGGGGGGCAGACAGAACATCCTGAATATTCATCACAAACAACTCGTGTTTTCACAGCTTAGACATTTAGAAACTAATCCTCCCGAAGTTTAGTGTCTCTTTAAAAATAAGAATCGCAGAATTATGACTTCTTATCTCATGAAACATATTCTGATCCATTCTCGGTCAGAATGAAACCATGGAAACCGGGTCATGTGATTTAAACCCCAAACACTtcctgatcttttttttattatattaaatatgagTTCCAATGGGAGGAGCCAATAATTACGTCTATCTGGAATAtttagtaaaaataaatctttttttagatttatttacaaaagaatatttaatttactacgtatattattattatagttatttCAGACAGAGAAGGCGTCCATAGTTAAACgtttaaaaaagtttaaagtattaaaactgGCAGCTGGAGGCTGCAGAGTTGAGTGTGAGCGTCAGAACGTTAACGCACCGATGCCTTTGTGAGGTTCTGGGGGACAGGAAGCAAACTTGAGCACGTCAGCTCGTTTCTCTCGCAGACCCCAGCGGTACAAGATTTCACCGTAACACTTCTTAAAGTCGTCAAACTGCAGCGTGTTGGCCGGGTCCAGCAGTCTGcacaggaaaaggaaatgacatcacagctctGTTAGTGAAACACCAGCTCTCCCATCGCCCTCTGTAAAGATGGATGTCTGTCTGACCAGGAGGTGGCACTACGTCACCTCTTGTTCATGTCGTGCTGCTCTCGCTCTCGTTCCCGGGGATCTGTGTACCCCGGGTTTCCATAGCGACCGTCGTCAGGGGAGGATTCACCCCAGGGGTTGACGTGCTCGGAGTCTCGGCctgaaaataatgtgtttcaGTGGAGAAGAACTCAAACATGGTTCTGACTCCGTGTGCTTCTGGAGTCAGAACCATGACCTGAGTGTGGCGCTGTGGAGGCTCACCTGGGTTCCAGGTGGTCGTAGTGATGGAGTCGGAGGTGCTGGAGCAGGAGCCGGAGGTGACGGAGCTGGAGGTGTAGCTGGGCTGTGACGACAACACACACTttacgtcacttcctgtgtgaacaAAGTGTAGAGTCCTGCTACTGCCCCTcgtgctaagctaggctaacagtttccccctgcttccagtctttgtgctaagctaggctaaacgTGAAAGAAGAAACTAAAATCTCACAGATGAAATGGACGACAGACTTACGTATCGTGAGTGTTGTGGGGGGAACATGGCGGAGCGTGAAGGTTGGTGTCCGTACAGAGAGTAACAGTCTGGAGGCGGAGCCTGAGTTCTGAACACGCTGCACAGCATCGCCAGAGTCTGAACGTCACTCATCCGACTGTAGTGATCCAGACTGAGAGGAGGGACACACAAGGGTTTAAACCCAGAGTCCAGGTTTAACGTCCATGATcttgacatttatatttcagaGTAAACATTATCTGTagctgcaggacaaactcaCAGAGTCTCCAGCAGGTGGCGTCCAAACGGGTGTCTGGCCCATGGAGTCTCAGTGTCCGGGTCTGAATCAGGACTCAGGTCCTGATTGGTCGCTGCAGACGCCAGAGCCCACACCTACAAAACCCAGACCGTGACTGACAGAAGAATTCAAACTATAGGAGACGTCAAGATGACGACGTTTCAGTTTCTAACTTTCCAGTTACTTTCCCACCACCAGTTGAATTTTTCCTGTATTTGCAGATTTCTGAGAAAAGTTAGTTTTTTcatcaggaggaaagaaaagaattTAAGAAACAGATTCAATGTTTCACCTTGGCCACGTCTCTGCGTCCAACTGCGAGCGCCGAGGCTGCGTTTTTCTGACACGTTTCCTGGATGTCGTTCACGTTCAGACTGAAGAGAGACATCAGATATAAACGAGTCAAACATGAAATCACACACAAAGCTGAGACACCAAACAAGCTGTCGACTCATCGTGACAGAAATCTGAAAACCCGGACCATGCATAGACATATGATTTTGAAACTCTTTGATGAATTATCAGCGTatgattgatttgttgattgattgatggattgctCTGGTGTCTCTCACATGTAGCTCTCTCCCAGGGCTTTGTGGACGGCCAGCAGACAGGAGATCTCCTGGATGATGACTTTCCCGGCCAGCTTGATTGGACGGTTGCCATAGTCCGTCCCCTCGCGCTTCGTCTTGAACCGGCGGGATTTCTGATGGACGGACAAAGAGAcgggtgggaggaggaggaggaggagggagggagggaaggagagcaGGTCCAGAGAAGACAAAGCACCACTTGATTAAAAGTGGCGTGATGACCAATTACTGACGGAAACGGTTCACACTGAGACACTGACTGACGGAGACGAGGGCGGATTGTTCAGCTGTGACTCTGAatctacggtggccctgagagctcaacacaacgcaacacaaataacacaacaatgtGAGAAGCGTCTGAGTAACGTAAACTCAAAGTTCATTTCGACACTTTCAAAATGCTGAGATTGGTCAGAACAGCTGTTTGACAGGTTTGTCAAACGGTGGCTCTCGACCCGCCTGTGGACACTTGATGTCAGTCCGTGTCTGAGCGCTCGCAGTGTGAACACACGgttagtttttagtttattaACCGAAGAATATGGAGCCAAATTAtcttaaaacagtgaagttaaaacaaactgaaaggcgacgatcacagaaacacagaaacttaCCTGCAGAGGTTAAAGGTTAGTGAACGTCAGGAGGCGGAGCCGACACACACTTATGTGTACCTGCTGTCAACAGTATGTCCTGGatgatgctaagctaacagtgGAGATGCTACAGGACGGAGCTTCAGGGTCGATTCTCTGCTACAGGAGGTGAACGTGACACTTGAGGGAACATGGAGGTCGACAGGTGAACGTGTCCGTGATCATGTTCCTCTCTGAAGAACAGAGGATTTCATCTGGTTCATCTCTACAAAGATACTTTTCAAATTTCTGTTTCAGCTCGAAAAACAGCTGCTTCCCATTGACTCAGAGTTTGACTAAGAAATCTTACCTGATAcgaatgtttttattgtaaacttTTTGATTGAACTGAAACTAACACGTCAttgtattcagtgtgtgtgtgttgtcagcagGACGAACAGATCTCATGGTGAAGAGAGAAC contains these protein-coding regions:
- the LOC118098689 gene encoding G patch domain-containing protein 1; protein product: MCATLNLCVFGLSPRLSIGVELLRKMGWKEGQGVGPRVKRKARRQQTEGEARPYGCVLPPAGSEDSEDGDDDDFGPENVTFAPKDVTPVDFTPRLGVQGLGYRGLDPGRALLGRGAPEHINLFKPHSETRSRLFGGAQQSSRRGGVAGQAFGVGALEDDDEDVYHRDSMSRYDTELGGEEPGDGLYGWTAPQQYTKKRDKNKDASYLGKILEGFTLAQKTVEDKTIFAPPTLPRDYRPVHRFNPSVPVARLSGVSPALAEALRTSRGHMVKEEPQEGGRHQMDSSQRGVLLGEDALQGPSSVMELLRPEDRERLLNLRNSSNTPSANATASDSRRAVSSGGSMAGSLTGSLTGSLTGSLTGLSAQSSAATCSPGLQQQQEALASWRGVQSSAQTFRPFDNNPSKQARYELYLNSLRQGDKDALEQSVDSGMTEWERSREKEEFVRSSILYRPTSTSLSSRFTRAKDKESDNTVEVSRDQEGDVDDKQAAVKMKMFGKLTRETFEWHPDKLLCKRFNVPDPYPGSGMLGLPKVKRDKFSVFNFLTVTESRETTAPPKSPETKKKSRWDVSNQKKMKEEEEDELQTQPALPACSHSNDRTEDTTEPEDQQSSDKKKEGEEEEEEEEEESRPPMDLFKAIFAGSSDEKSSSSEAECDEEEDTKEEEGKISTQPLNLFNISNVKSSITSSSTSVTSATTSTSQTVKAVVLSQSSSQEEFGPKLPPRSAALIRGGATSIRSPREEEKPRRTSKEKKHKNKKQHKDKKKKKHKKHKHKAKQQKKSKKEESESSSDDDRDEDGDGQVSTEELLKRLKSVQSHQTR